In Marisediminicola antarctica, one DNA window encodes the following:
- a CDS encoding ATP-binding cassette domain-containing protein codes for MLLGSTPQETALPATLRLGEVLDFVGAHFADRASTAELADEFGLDQLLRRQTGSLSGGQKRRLSVALAFVGRPKLVLLDEPTTGLDVDARRTLWDALRSQHERGATIVVTSHYLEEIEALAQRVVVMGEGRVLADDSLAGVLDRVGLARARLESGQLDRVATLPGVDRVDPGSGTSASFFVRSSDEFVVSLVRSGIGFRGLSVRGATLEEAFLSRTGGARSAAGTRAAVRTTSSSTGEES; via the coding sequence ATGCTGCTCGGAAGCACTCCGCAGGAGACCGCGCTTCCCGCCACCCTCCGCCTCGGCGAGGTGCTCGATTTCGTCGGCGCACATTTCGCCGACCGCGCTTCCACGGCAGAGCTCGCCGACGAGTTCGGCCTCGACCAGCTCCTTCGCCGCCAGACCGGCTCGCTCTCCGGCGGGCAGAAGCGCCGCCTCAGCGTCGCGCTCGCCTTCGTCGGCCGCCCGAAGCTTGTGCTGCTCGACGAACCCACCACCGGCCTCGACGTGGACGCGCGCCGCACACTGTGGGACGCCCTCCGCTCGCAGCACGAGCGCGGTGCGACGATCGTGGTGACGAGCCACTACCTCGAGGAGATCGAGGCGCTCGCGCAACGCGTCGTCGTGATGGGAGAGGGACGGGTGCTCGCCGACGACAGCCTCGCCGGCGTCCTCGACCGGGTCGGGCTCGCGAGGGCGCGGCTCGAGTCGGGGCAGCTCGATCGTGTCGCGACCCTGCCGGGTGTCGACAGGGTCGATCCGGGGAGCGGGACATCTGCGTCCTTCTTCGTGCGCTCCTCGGATGAGTTCGTCGTCTCCCTCGTGCGCTCGGGCATCGGGTTCCGCGGACTGAGCGTGCGTGGTGCGACGCTCGAGGAGGCGTTCCTGTCGCGCACCGGCGGTGCGCGCTCTGCGGCCGGTACCAGAGCGGCTGTGCGGACGACCTCGTCGTCCACAGGGGAGGAATCCTGA
- a CDS encoding MmgE/PrpD family protein: MQLHHVRVHRSDENLAREDQLAWKIAEVAVDPVEVTPEVTEMVINRFIDNAAVVTASLTRGPVVAARSQAAAHPVSTGGAGSSVFGLGERHSPEWAAWANGVAVRELDYHDTFLAAEYSHPGDNIPPILAVAQHLGCDGLALLRGVVTGYEVQVDLVKAISLHKHKIDHVAHLGPSAAAGIGTMLGLPAETIFQAIGQALHTTTATRQSRKGEISSWKAHAPAFAGKMAVEAVDRAMRGQTSPTPIYEGEDGVIAWLLDGPDAAYEVPLPARGEAKAGILDTYTKEHSAEYQAQALIDLARRFHENHPELRDGRRIDAVVIHTSHHTHNVIGSGANDPQKYDPTASRETLDHSIPYIFTVALQDGEWHHERSYAPERAGRPDTVALWQRVTTAEDAEWTRRYHSTDPAEKAFGGRVEITLDDGTRIVDEIAVADAHPLGARPFAREQYLTKFRTLADGVLEQAETERFLELVQRLPQLTPAELGGLSLMPRVGLFDSITAPKGLF, from the coding sequence GTGCAGCTCCACCACGTTCGAGTCCACCGCAGCGACGAGAATCTTGCCCGAGAGGACCAGCTCGCCTGGAAGATCGCCGAGGTCGCCGTCGACCCGGTCGAGGTCACGCCCGAGGTGACCGAGATGGTCATCAACCGCTTCATCGACAACGCCGCCGTCGTGACGGCCTCGCTCACCCGCGGCCCTGTGGTGGCCGCACGCAGCCAGGCCGCGGCGCATCCGGTATCGACCGGCGGAGCGGGATCGAGCGTCTTCGGACTCGGCGAACGCCACAGCCCCGAGTGGGCTGCCTGGGCCAACGGCGTCGCCGTGCGCGAGCTCGACTACCACGACACCTTCCTCGCGGCCGAGTACTCGCACCCCGGCGACAACATTCCGCCGATCCTCGCCGTCGCCCAGCACCTCGGCTGCGACGGCCTGGCGCTCCTGCGCGGCGTCGTCACCGGCTACGAGGTGCAGGTCGACCTCGTCAAGGCGATCAGCCTGCACAAGCACAAGATCGACCACGTCGCCCACCTCGGCCCGAGCGCCGCCGCCGGAATCGGCACGATGCTCGGCCTGCCGGCCGAGACGATCTTCCAGGCCATCGGCCAGGCGTTGCACACGACGACCGCCACGCGCCAGTCGCGCAAGGGTGAGATCTCCAGCTGGAAGGCGCACGCCCCGGCCTTCGCAGGAAAGATGGCCGTCGAGGCCGTCGACCGGGCGATGCGCGGCCAGACGAGCCCCACCCCGATCTACGAGGGGGAGGACGGCGTGATCGCGTGGCTCCTCGACGGGCCGGATGCCGCCTACGAGGTGCCGCTGCCCGCGCGCGGCGAGGCCAAAGCCGGCATCCTCGACACCTACACAAAGGAGCACTCGGCCGAATACCAGGCCCAGGCGCTCATCGACCTCGCCCGGCGCTTCCACGAGAACCACCCCGAGCTGCGCGACGGGCGCCGGATCGACGCCGTCGTGATCCACACCTCGCACCACACCCACAACGTGATCGGCTCCGGCGCGAACGACCCGCAGAAGTACGACCCGACCGCGAGCCGTGAGACTCTCGACCACTCCATCCCCTACATCTTCACCGTCGCCCTCCAGGACGGCGAGTGGCACCACGAGCGCTCCTACGCCCCCGAGCGTGCGGGGCGCCCGGACACAGTGGCCCTCTGGCAGCGGGTGACGACCGCTGAGGATGCCGAGTGGACGCGCCGTTACCACTCCACTGACCCGGCCGAGAAGGCGTTCGGCGGGCGGGTCGAGATCACCCTCGACGACGGCACCCGGATCGTCGACGAGATCGCCGTCGCGGACGCGCATCCGCTCGGCGCCCGGCCATTCGCCCGTGAGCAGTACCTGACCAAATTCCGCACCCTCGCCGACGGCGTGCTCGAGCAGGCCGAGACCGAGCGGTTCCTCGAGCTCGTGCAGCGACTTCCGCAGCTGACCCCGGCCGAGCTCGGCGGGCTCAGTCTGATGCCGCGTGTGGGCCTGTTCGACTCGATCACCGCCCCGAAGGGACTCTTCTGA
- a CDS encoding AzlC family ABC transporter permease has product MPTRLRDSPGARVGLSIAIATGLYGISFGALSVASGLDIWQTAALSLLLFSGGSQFAFIGVIAGGGTPVAAASAAALLGIRNAIYGMQLNALLHPRGWRRFAAAHVTIDESLATSTGQSDPLEQRRGFWVAGVGIFVLWNAFTLVGAFAGDALGDPKRWGLDGAAVAAFLGLLWPRLRSREAGAIAVVCALATVVAVPFVPPGIPILVAAVVAAAIGWFGSPRAPEGEGLEPDIDPYRGGDSPGRSTSAAGDT; this is encoded by the coding sequence ATGCCGACGCGTCTTCGCGACTCCCCCGGGGCCAGGGTCGGGCTCTCGATCGCGATCGCAACGGGGCTCTATGGCATCTCCTTCGGCGCCCTGTCGGTGGCATCCGGGCTCGACATCTGGCAGACCGCGGCGCTGAGCCTGTTGCTGTTCTCCGGTGGATCGCAATTCGCCTTCATCGGGGTGATCGCGGGAGGCGGAACCCCGGTTGCCGCGGCGAGCGCGGCCGCACTGCTCGGCATCCGCAATGCCATCTACGGGATGCAGCTGAACGCGCTGCTCCACCCGCGGGGCTGGCGCCGATTCGCCGCCGCGCACGTGACGATCGACGAATCGCTCGCCACGAGTACGGGCCAGTCCGATCCGCTCGAGCAGCGGCGCGGGTTCTGGGTGGCCGGGGTCGGCATTTTCGTGTTGTGGAACGCGTTCACCCTCGTCGGGGCGTTCGCCGGCGACGCGCTGGGCGACCCGAAGCGCTGGGGCCTCGACGGGGCGGCGGTCGCCGCGTTCCTCGGGCTGCTCTGGCCGCGGCTGCGGTCGCGGGAGGCGGGGGCGATCGCCGTCGTCTGCGCACTCGCGACCGTCGTGGCCGTTCCGTTCGTGCCGCCCGGCATTCCGATTCTCGTGGCGGCGGTCGTCGCCGCCGCGATCGGCTGGTTCGGTTCGCCGCGGGCCCCGGAGGGCGAGGGGCTGGAGCCCGACATCGACCCCTATCGCGGCGGGGACTCCCCCGGCCGCAGCACCAGCGCGGCGGGCGACACATGA
- the prpB gene encoding methylisocitrate lyase, producing MLYATTTPAAKRAAFRERLATGELLSLPGAFNPLSARLIQDKGFDGVYISGAVISADLGLPDIGLTTLTEVATRARQIARMTDLPAIVDADTGFGEPMNVARTVQELEDAGVAGLHIEDQINPKRCGHLDGKAVVDEATAIKRIRAAVSGRRDPNLLIMARTDIRAIDGMTAATDRAKALVDAGADAIFPEAMADLAEFEAMRAAVDVPILANMTEFGKSELFTTRQLADIGVNIVIYPVSLLRIAMGAAERGLDVLRSEGTLEPVVAEMQHRARLYELLDYEGYNAFDSSVFNFTVAR from the coding sequence ATGCTCTACGCCACCACGACCCCGGCCGCCAAGCGCGCCGCTTTCCGCGAGCGTCTCGCGACGGGAGAGCTGCTGAGCTTGCCCGGTGCGTTCAACCCGCTGAGCGCCCGGCTCATCCAAGACAAGGGCTTCGACGGCGTCTACATCTCCGGTGCGGTGATCAGCGCGGACCTCGGCCTGCCCGATATTGGTCTCACGACCCTCACCGAGGTCGCCACGCGGGCGCGTCAGATCGCGCGCATGACCGACCTGCCGGCAATCGTCGACGCCGACACCGGATTCGGTGAGCCGATGAACGTCGCGCGCACGGTGCAGGAGCTGGAGGATGCCGGGGTCGCCGGCCTGCACATCGAAGACCAGATCAACCCGAAGCGGTGCGGCCACCTCGATGGCAAGGCCGTCGTCGATGAGGCCACCGCCATCAAGCGCATCCGCGCAGCCGTCTCCGGGCGCCGCGACCCGAACCTGCTCATCATGGCGCGCACCGACATCCGCGCGATCGACGGGATGACCGCCGCGACCGACCGGGCGAAGGCCCTCGTGGATGCCGGTGCCGACGCGATCTTCCCCGAGGCGATGGCCGACCTCGCCGAGTTCGAGGCGATGCGGGCCGCGGTCGACGTGCCGATCCTCGCGAACATGACCGAGTTCGGCAAGAGCGAGCTGTTCACCACCCGCCAGCTCGCCGACATCGGGGTGAATATCGTCATCTACCCCGTCTCACTGCTGCGGATCGCGATGGGGGCCGCGGAGCGCGGACTCGACGTTCTCCGCAGCGAGGGCACCCTCGAGCCGGTCGTCGCCGAGATGCAACACCGCGCGAGGCTCTACGAACTGCTTGACTACGAGGGCTACAACGCGTTCGACTCGAGCGTGTTCAATTTCACGGTCGCGCGATGA
- a CDS encoding transcriptional regulator, protein MTDLDPVIHAAARLRITASLAVIPAGDRIAFPRLQHLLDMTAGNLSTHLRKLEDVSYVTVTKTHHGRTPATYLELSKTGRRAFEDYVDALRSVPGENT, encoded by the coding sequence GTGACTGACCTCGATCCGGTGATACACGCCGCCGCGCGCCTGCGCATCACCGCGAGCCTTGCAGTCATCCCCGCGGGCGACCGAATTGCGTTCCCCCGGTTGCAGCACCTGCTCGATATGACGGCGGGCAACCTGTCGACCCATCTTCGCAAACTCGAAGACGTGAGCTACGTCACCGTCACGAAGACCCATCATGGCCGCACCCCCGCCACCTACCTCGAGCTCAGTAAGACCGGGCGGCGTGCTTTCGAGGATTACGTGGACGCCCTCCGATCGGTACCGGGAGAGAACACATGA
- a CDS encoding AzlD domain-containing protein, whose translation MSLWFWVIVACVIGFLTKLLGYLLPRKWLTNPRVARVAGILTIGLLASLTIANTVATGQQLALDARLGALVAAAIALWLRAPFLVVVIVGAAAAAGLRLLGWP comes from the coding sequence ATGAGCCTCTGGTTCTGGGTGATTGTGGCCTGCGTCATCGGGTTCCTCACCAAGCTGCTCGGCTACCTCCTGCCGCGCAAATGGCTCACCAATCCGCGCGTCGCTCGCGTCGCCGGCATCCTCACGATCGGGCTCCTCGCCTCCCTGACGATCGCGAACACGGTCGCGACCGGGCAGCAACTGGCGCTCGACGCCCGGCTCGGGGCGCTCGTCGCGGCCGCGATCGCGCTCTGGCTGCGGGCGCCGTTCCTCGTTGTGGTCATCGTCGGAGCGGCCGCCGCTGCCGGGCTGCGGCTGCTCGGCTGGCCGTAG
- a CDS encoding bifunctional 2-methylcitrate synthase/citrate synthase, with amino-acid sequence MTEPEIRKGLSGVVVDYTAVSKVNPDTNSLLYRGYPVQELAASCIFEEVAYLLWHGELPTPDQLLEFETLERSMRHLDHAVKRVIDELPLTCHPMDVVRTAVSVIGARDPRAEDSSPEENLAKSIRLMAALPAIIAYDQRRRRDLHLVEPRDDLAYSANFLHMTFGEVPELAVVSAFDVSMILYAEHSFNASTFAARVITSTLSDLYSAVTGAIGALKGALHGGANEAVMHVFDEIGSADRAEEWLDTALAEKRKIMGFGHRVYKNGDSRVPTMKAALDTLIEHYDRPDLADLYDQLEATMGARKAIKPNLDYPSGPAYHLIGFDTAMFTPLFVASRITGWTAHIREQAASNALIRPLSLYNGPEERHIG; translated from the coding sequence ATGACTGAACCAGAAATCCGCAAGGGCCTGAGCGGTGTCGTCGTCGACTACACCGCCGTCTCGAAGGTCAACCCCGACACCAACTCCCTGCTCTATCGCGGCTACCCCGTTCAGGAGCTCGCGGCATCCTGCATCTTCGAGGAGGTCGCCTACCTGCTCTGGCACGGCGAGCTCCCGACGCCGGACCAGCTGCTCGAGTTCGAGACGCTCGAGCGGTCGATGCGCCACCTCGACCACGCCGTCAAGCGCGTGATCGACGAACTTCCGCTCACCTGCCACCCGATGGACGTCGTGCGTACCGCCGTCAGCGTGATCGGCGCACGCGACCCGCGAGCGGAGGACTCCTCGCCGGAGGAGAACCTCGCCAAGTCGATCCGCCTCATGGCCGCGCTTCCCGCGATCATCGCCTACGACCAGCGCCGACGCCGCGACCTGCACCTCGTCGAGCCGCGCGACGACCTGGCCTACTCGGCCAACTTCCTGCACATGACCTTCGGGGAGGTGCCGGAGCTCGCCGTCGTCAGCGCCTTCGACGTCTCGATGATCCTCTACGCCGAACACTCCTTCAACGCGTCGACCTTCGCCGCTCGCGTGATCACCTCGACCCTGTCCGACCTGTACTCGGCGGTGACCGGCGCGATCGGCGCCCTCAAGGGCGCGCTGCACGGCGGCGCCAACGAAGCGGTCATGCACGTCTTCGACGAAATCGGCTCCGCAGACCGCGCCGAGGAGTGGCTCGACACCGCGCTCGCCGAGAAGCGCAAGATCATGGGCTTCGGACACCGCGTCTACAAGAACGGCGACTCCCGGGTGCCGACGATGAAGGCGGCACTAGACACCCTCATCGAGCACTACGACCGCCCCGACCTCGCCGACCTCTACGACCAGCTCGAGGCGACGATGGGCGCGCGCAAGGCGATCAAGCCGAACCTCGACTACCCGAGCGGGCCCGCGTACCACCTCATTGGCTTCGACACCGCGATGTTCACGCCCCTGTTCGTGGCGAGCCGCATCACCGGGTGGACGGCGCACATTCGGGAGCAGGCGGCATCCAACGCCCTGATTCGCCCGCTGAGCCTCTACAACGGGCCGGAGGAACGCCACATTGGCTGA
- a CDS encoding GntR family transcriptional regulator, which produces MAVPARASDRAYLALRGEIIDWELPPGSILGEVDQAARLGVSRTPVREALARLTADGLVAAQAGRGLVVTDISIDNIRELFEVREALEMQAARLAASRGETAVFAALEREFVAVPDLLERDDPARHAYYGLVQRFDEAMDDAVANAYLVAALRSLRTHLVRVRRLAKDNPARLSTAASEHLLIVQAVVAGDADLAAHATHVHLHHALASALASTKPAP; this is translated from the coding sequence ATGGCGGTGCCTGCACGAGCCAGTGATCGGGCCTACCTTGCCCTGCGCGGCGAGATCATCGACTGGGAGCTTCCGCCCGGCAGCATTCTCGGCGAGGTCGATCAGGCGGCGCGGCTCGGGGTCTCGCGCACTCCGGTGCGCGAGGCCCTCGCGCGGCTCACCGCCGACGGCCTCGTCGCGGCCCAGGCGGGCAGAGGGCTCGTCGTCACGGACATCTCGATCGACAACATCCGTGAGCTCTTCGAGGTACGAGAGGCGCTCGAAATGCAGGCCGCCAGGCTCGCCGCAAGCCGGGGCGAAACAGCGGTGTTCGCCGCCCTGGAGCGGGAGTTCGTCGCGGTGCCCGACCTGCTCGAGCGCGACGATCCGGCCCGGCACGCCTACTACGGCCTCGTGCAGCGTTTCGACGAGGCGATGGATGACGCCGTCGCCAACGCCTACCTCGTCGCAGCCCTGCGCAGCCTGCGCACCCATCTCGTGCGCGTGCGCCGGCTCGCGAAGGACAACCCGGCGCGGCTCTCGACCGCGGCATCCGAGCACCTCCTCATCGTGCAGGCCGTCGTCGCCGGCGACGCCGACCTGGCAGCCCACGCCACCCACGTGCACCTCCACCACGCCCTCGCGAGCGCACTCGCGTCGACCAAGCCCGCCCCCTGA
- a CDS encoding propionyl-CoA synthetase — protein MENSSSGPHASGAYRQSVARSESEPGRFWLDAAGGIEWDTPPTVALDDTEAPLYRWFPDGVMNTCFNALDRHVLAGRGETAALIYDSPVVGKKKSYSYATLLDKVARFAGVLADAGVVKGDRVVIYMPMMPQAVTAMLACARLGAVHSVVFGGFAAKELAARLDDAQPKVIVTASGGIEPSRVVEYLPTIVDALALSTGSVATVIVKNRTEVPGSAAEFSFPGTQWWDWDERSPFAAPHPPVGVAATDPLYILYTSGTTGAPKGVVRDNGGHAVAMAWSMENIYDIHPGDVMWTASDVGWVVGHSYIVYGPLIAGATTVLYEGKPVGTPDAGAFWRVVSEHRVKVLFTAPTALRAIRKADPHATLAEKYDLGCLDALFLAGERLDPDTWTWATALLEKPVVDHWWQTETGWAICASPRGLEKLPLRAGSPSFPVPGFQVGIVDEHGTPLPHLAEGNIVIKLPLPPGTLATLWNGDERYVATYLSAFPGYYLTGDSGYFDREGYLYVMGRTDDIINVAGHRLSTGSMEQVLSQHPAVAECAVIGVHDEIKGQKPVGYVVLKHGVTIAEEQLAAELVAMMREQIGAVAAFRDAVVIQALPKTRSGKILRKTMRQIVNGEDYVVPPTIDDPAAIDIIAATVASAAV, from the coding sequence ATGGAAAACAGCAGCAGCGGCCCGCACGCGTCCGGAGCATACCGGCAGAGCGTGGCCCGTAGCGAGAGTGAGCCGGGGCGCTTCTGGCTCGACGCGGCGGGCGGCATTGAGTGGGACACCCCGCCGACGGTCGCGCTCGATGACACGGAGGCCCCGCTCTACCGGTGGTTCCCCGACGGCGTCATGAACACGTGCTTCAACGCGCTCGACCGGCACGTGCTCGCGGGCCGCGGCGAGACCGCCGCGCTCATCTACGACTCTCCCGTGGTCGGGAAGAAGAAGAGCTACAGCTACGCAACACTGCTCGACAAGGTCGCGCGGTTCGCCGGGGTGCTTGCCGACGCCGGGGTCGTCAAGGGCGACCGCGTCGTCATCTACATGCCGATGATGCCGCAGGCCGTCACCGCGATGCTCGCCTGCGCCAGGCTCGGCGCCGTGCACTCCGTCGTCTTCGGCGGCTTCGCGGCGAAGGAGCTCGCGGCCCGGCTCGACGACGCCCAGCCGAAAGTCATCGTCACGGCATCCGGCGGCATCGAACCGAGCCGGGTCGTCGAGTACCTGCCGACGATTGTCGACGCCCTCGCCCTCAGCACCGGCTCGGTCGCCACCGTCATCGTCAAGAACCGCACCGAGGTGCCGGGCTCGGCCGCGGAGTTCAGCTTCCCCGGAACTCAGTGGTGGGACTGGGACGAGCGGTCGCCCTTCGCCGCCCCGCATCCGCCCGTCGGAGTCGCCGCGACCGACCCGCTGTACATCCTCTACACGTCGGGCACGACGGGAGCACCGAAGGGCGTCGTGCGGGACAACGGCGGGCACGCGGTCGCGATGGCCTGGTCGATGGAGAACATCTACGACATCCACCCGGGAGACGTGATGTGGACGGCGAGCGACGTCGGCTGGGTCGTCGGCCACTCCTACATCGTCTATGGGCCGCTCATCGCGGGCGCGACGACCGTGCTGTACGAGGGGAAGCCCGTGGGCACCCCGGATGCCGGTGCGTTCTGGCGCGTCGTCTCTGAGCACAGGGTCAAGGTGCTGTTCACCGCCCCGACCGCGCTGCGCGCGATCCGCAAGGCCGACCCGCACGCGACACTCGCCGAGAAGTACGATCTCGGCTGCCTCGACGCGCTATTCCTCGCCGGCGAGCGCCTCGACCCGGACACCTGGACGTGGGCGACCGCGCTGCTCGAGAAGCCCGTCGTCGACCACTGGTGGCAGACCGAAACCGGGTGGGCGATTTGCGCGAGCCCGCGCGGGCTGGAGAAGCTGCCGCTGCGGGCGGGCTCCCCGTCGTTCCCGGTGCCCGGCTTCCAGGTCGGGATCGTCGACGAACACGGCACTCCCCTGCCGCACCTGGCCGAGGGCAACATCGTGATCAAGCTGCCGCTGCCGCCCGGAACCCTCGCGACGCTGTGGAACGGCGACGAGCGGTATGTAGCGACCTACCTGTCAGCATTCCCCGGCTACTACCTCACCGGCGATTCGGGCTACTTCGACCGCGAAGGCTACCTCTACGTGATGGGCCGCACCGACGACATCATCAATGTGGCCGGCCACCGGCTGTCGACCGGATCGATGGAGCAGGTGCTCTCGCAGCATCCGGCCGTAGCGGAGTGCGCCGTTATCGGGGTGCACGACGAGATCAAGGGGCAGAAGCCCGTCGGCTATGTCGTGCTCAAGCACGGGGTGACGATTGCCGAGGAGCAGCTCGCTGCCGAGCTCGTCGCGATGATGCGCGAGCAGATCGGCGCGGTCGCCGCCTTCCGGGACGCCGTGGTGATCCAGGCTCTGCCGAAGACGCGGTCGGGCAAGATCCTCCGCAAGACGATGCGGCAGATCGTGAACGGCGAGGACTACGTCGTGCCTCCGACGATCGATGACCCCGCAGCCATCGACATCATCGCGGCGACGGTGGCGTCGGCCGCCGTCTGA
- a CDS encoding long-chain-fatty-acid--CoA ligase: MSTGFATMSVAAILAESATRFPDSVAVVVGPQQTTYRDLWREAREYAGALKARGIGPGDPVAVLIPNVADFPRVYYAVLALGGIVVPIHALLKSEEIEYVLRDSGAKLIVCAAPLLGEGAKGAALAAVELVSVLIPDDKVDALPFTRLEDEARQATAIETYEPRHPFDTATILYTSGTTGRPKGAEGCHLALVEQVNVLLLSTFDLRPEDRVLGCLPLFHTFGQTCAMNATFRAGATIVMVPRFDGDTALGVMIEQQCTIFMGVPTMYIGLLDAASRNVERPPLRYAVSGGAAIPVAMIDKFREAFGADIFEGYGLTETSPVATFNHVGRVPRPGTVGQALWGVEIGIGNPELQESVELLPTGELGEVLIRGHNLMKGYLNRPEETAKAIVDGWFRTGDLGTLDDDGYLTIVDRTKDMILRNGYNVYPREVEEVLARHPDVANSAVFGISHETHGQEIMAAVMLRPGAQTSGQDLIDFTMEHIASYKYPRHIQIVEALPLGPSGKVLKRELVAQYG; this comes from the coding sequence ATGAGCACTGGTTTCGCCACGATGTCCGTCGCCGCAATTCTCGCCGAGAGCGCCACCCGCTTTCCCGACTCCGTCGCCGTCGTGGTCGGGCCGCAGCAGACGACCTACCGTGACCTCTGGCGCGAGGCACGCGAGTATGCGGGGGCGCTGAAGGCACGGGGTATCGGACCTGGCGACCCGGTCGCGGTGCTCATTCCCAACGTCGCCGACTTCCCGCGCGTCTACTACGCAGTGCTCGCGCTCGGCGGCATCGTCGTGCCGATCCACGCGCTGCTCAAGTCGGAGGAGATCGAGTACGTGCTGCGCGACAGCGGTGCGAAGCTCATCGTCTGCGCTGCGCCCCTCCTCGGCGAGGGTGCCAAGGGCGCCGCACTCGCGGCCGTCGAGCTCGTGTCGGTCCTGATCCCGGACGACAAGGTCGACGCCCTCCCATTCACGCGACTCGAGGATGAGGCCCGCCAGGCAACGGCCATCGAGACGTACGAGCCTCGGCATCCGTTCGACACCGCGACGATCCTCTACACGAGCGGCACGACGGGTCGGCCCAAGGGTGCCGAGGGATGCCACCTCGCCCTCGTCGAGCAGGTCAACGTGCTGCTGCTCAGCACCTTCGACCTGCGGCCGGAGGACCGGGTGCTCGGATGCCTGCCCCTGTTCCACACGTTCGGCCAGACGTGCGCGATGAACGCGACGTTCCGGGCCGGGGCCACGATCGTGATGGTGCCGCGGTTCGATGGCGACACCGCGCTGGGCGTGATGATCGAGCAGCAGTGCACGATCTTCATGGGCGTGCCGACGATGTACATCGGCCTGCTCGATGCGGCATCCCGCAACGTGGAACGCCCGCCGCTGCGCTACGCCGTCTCGGGCGGCGCGGCCATCCCGGTCGCGATGATCGACAAGTTCCGTGAGGCGTTCGGAGCCGACATCTTCGAGGGGTACGGCCTTACCGAGACCTCGCCGGTCGCGACGTTCAACCACGTCGGCAGGGTGCCGCGCCCCGGAACCGTGGGCCAGGCGCTGTGGGGGGTCGAGATTGGCATCGGCAACCCTGAACTGCAGGAGTCGGTCGAGCTGCTGCCGACGGGTGAGCTCGGCGAGGTGCTCATCCGCGGACACAACCTCATGAAGGGCTACCTCAACCGGCCGGAGGAGACCGCGAAGGCGATCGTCGACGGCTGGTTCCGCACCGGCGACCTCGGAACGCTCGACGACGACGGCTACCTCACGATCGTCGACCGCACGAAGGACATGATCCTGCGCAACGGCTACAACGTGTACCCGCGCGAGGTCGAGGAGGTGCTCGCGCGGCATCCGGATGTCGCCAATAGCGCCGTCTTCGGGATCTCGCACGAGACCCACGGGCAGGAGATCATGGCCGCGGTCATGCTCCGTCCGGGAGCCCAGACGAGCGGCCAGGACCTCATCGACTTCACGATGGAGCACATCGCGTCGTACAAGTACCCGCGGCATATCCAGATCGTCGAGGCGCTGCCGCTCGGTCCGAGCGGGAAGGTGCTCAAGCGCGAGCTGGTGGCGCAGTACGGGTAG
- the heR gene encoding heliorhodopsin HeR: protein MSVPNAGFEVGLRSLRRLSSVAGFLMLLQGMLLVGILSSTADRVLVPVSVDFPGDTGERVELLPVDVGLAVVVLCVLVAAARLGAVIPAGFTRLSGRLRSNDHAARWTEFAFTSSITVFLVAQLNGISDIGALVAIYALTSGMTLFSVLQERTTVRSGHPLLPLAFGAAVGIVPWGVIAFHQVGAGVVGEGPSVIVRVITLAMLAAAFAFAVTQWRDSRSALRGTHGVGGERMHVVLSVVQASLFAWLVVLGVVLPAGPG, encoded by the coding sequence ATGAGCGTGCCCAACGCCGGGTTCGAGGTCGGCCTGCGCAGCCTTCGGCGGCTCTCCTCCGTCGCCGGCTTCCTGATGCTGCTCCAGGGGATGCTGCTCGTCGGCATCCTGTCGTCGACGGCCGACCGCGTGCTCGTGCCCGTCAGCGTCGACTTCCCCGGCGACACCGGCGAGAGGGTCGAGCTGTTACCGGTCGATGTCGGGCTCGCCGTCGTGGTGCTCTGCGTGCTCGTGGCCGCGGCCCGGCTGGGCGCGGTCATCCCGGCTGGCTTCACACGCCTGTCTGGGCGGCTTCGCTCGAACGACCATGCCGCGCGGTGGACCGAGTTTGCGTTCACCTCCTCGATCACGGTGTTCCTCGTCGCGCAGCTCAACGGGATCTCGGATATCGGCGCGCTCGTGGCGATCTATGCGCTCACGAGCGGCATGACCCTGTTCAGCGTGCTGCAGGAGCGGACCACCGTGCGTTCCGGGCATCCGCTGCTCCCGCTCGCCTTCGGCGCGGCGGTCGGCATCGTTCCCTGGGGTGTCATCGCGTTCCACCAGGTCGGCGCGGGCGTTGTCGGCGAAGGACCGAGCGTGATCGTGCGGGTCATCACCCTGGCCATGCTCGCCGCGGCGTTCGCGTTTGCCGTCACGCAGTGGCGCGATTCGCGCTCGGCGTTGCGTGGGACGCACGGGGTGGGCGGCGAGCGGATGCACGTCGTCCTGAGCGTCGTGCAGGCCTCGCTGTTCGCCTGGCTGGTCGTGCTCGGCGTCGTGCTGCCGGCCGGGCCCGGCTAG